A genomic segment from Bacteroidales bacterium encodes:
- the folB gene encoding dihydroneopterin aldolase — protein MRMGQILLEGMEFYAYHGHFEEENIIGNRFVVDLVIETDMEIPSMTDNLKDAVNYHTAYQIVQREMGKKSRLLEHIAGRILDALHNELKGIQKATVTVAKLNPPVGGKVRAVRVTLSR, from the coding sequence ATGCGTATGGGACAAATTTTGCTTGAAGGAATGGAATTTTATGCCTATCACGGGCATTTTGAAGAAGAAAATATTATTGGCAACCGGTTTGTGGTTGATCTGGTCATTGAAACCGATATGGAAATACCTTCTATGACCGATAATCTGAAAGATGCGGTCAATTACCATACGGCGTATCAGATTGTGCAGCGTGAGATGGGAAAGAAGTCGCGGTTGCTTGAACATATTGCCGGAAGGATTCTGGATGCCTTGCACAACGAATTGAAAGGAATTCAGAAAGCAACGGTTACGGTTGCCAAGCTGAACCCTCCTGTTGGGGGTAAAGTTCGTGCCGTGCGGGTTACCTTAAGCCGTTAA